ATCCTCGATGCGCGCCGACACGCCCACCACCTTGGACTGCGGCAGCAGCACCATGTAGCGCGAGGGAATGCTGATCTGCGTGGTCAGGCGCGCGCCCTTGGTACCGATCGGGTCCTTCACCACCTGCACCACGATGTCCTGGCCGTCGCGCAGCAGCTCGACGATGGGCACGCTGGACGGCGGCGGCAGGGTGGTGTTCTCGGTATCGGCACTGGCCACCGGGGCCGGCCGCACCACATCGTTGGCGTGCAGGAACGCGGCGCGCTCCAGGCCGACCTCGACGAAGGCCGCCTGCATGCCAGGCATGACCCGCTGCACCTTGCCCTTGTAGATGTTGCCGACCACGCCGCGGCGCCAGCCACGTTCGATGTGCAGCTCCTGCAGCATGCCGTTTTCGATCACCGCCACGCGGGTCTCGCGCGGCGTCACATTGACCAGGATTTCCTCAGACATCGGCAGCCTCCCTGGCGGCGTCGGCAGTGGGGGCCGGCACGCCGCAGCGTGCCAGCAGACGATCGGTATGAAGCAGCGGCAACCCCATGACACCGGAGTAGCTGCCGGAAAGGTGTTCGATCCAGCGTTCGGCCCCCCCCTGGATGGCATAGGCACCAGCCTTGTCCAGCGGCTCGCCGGTGGCCACGTAGGCGGCGATGTCCGCCGCACTGATCGGGGCGAAGGTCACCTCGGACACAACCAGCTCGCTGTCCTGCCCCGCCGCATCCACCACCACCACGGCGGTCATCACCTGGTGGGTGCGCCCGGCCAGCCGCGCCAGCATGGCCCGCGCAGCGGCCGCATCGGCCGGCTTGCCGAACACTTCGCCCTCCAGCACGACCTCGGTGTCCGAGCCCAGCACCCGCGCCTGCGGGTCGCTGGCCAGCACCCGGGCCAGGCCGGCGCGCGCCTTGTCGGCCGCCACGCGGCAGACGTAGTGTTCGGCGCTTTCGGCGGCCGCGCGCACCTCGGGCACCTCCAGGTCGAGGGCCTGGAAAGGGCGTCCGAGTCGGGCCAGCAGCTGGTTGCGTCGGGGGGAGCGGGAAGCAAGATAGAGCATCGGCACAGCATAACCTGAGGGCGCTGCCTGAATCGTCGGCAACCCCGCCCGGGATGCGTTCAACCCCGAACGGACTCACAGCGCGTTCATCGCTACGACACCACCCTCACCGCCACAACAAGGAGATCCCATGCGCCGCACCGCCACCCCGCTGCTGCTTGCCCTGTCCCTCGCTCTTGGAGCCTCGATGACCGCCCACGCCGCCCCGACGTCGCCGTCGATCGCCACCCCGGCCGAAGGCACCCTGCTGAACATTTCGGCCAATGCCGAGGCCACCCGCGTACCGGACGTGGCGACCCTGTCGGCCGGCGTTGTGACCCAGGCGGCCGACGGCAACAGCGCCATGCGCCAGAACGCCCAGCAGATGGACAAGGTCCTGGCGGCGATCAAGGCCGCCGGCATCGCCGAGCGTGACGTGCAGACCAGCGGCGTCAGCCTCAACCCGCAGTACCGCTACGCCGACAACGAGGCACCGAAGATCACCGGCTACCAGGCCAGCAACACGGTCAGCCTGAAAGTTCGCGACATCGCCAAGCTGGGCAAGGTGCTCGATGCCCTGGCCGCCCAGGGCGCCAACCAGATCAACGGCCCGCAGTTCGAGATCGACCAGCCCGAGCCGGTCTATGACGAAGCCCGACTGGCAGCGCTGAAGAAGGCCCAGGCCCGTGCCCAGACCTATGCGACGTCGCTGGGCCTGCAGGTGCGCCGCATCGTCAGCATCTCCGAGAACAGCAACGGCGGCTTCCGCCCGATGCCGATGATGCGGGCCATGGCAGCGGGCGCCGCGATGGACAAGGCCACCCCGGTCGCACCGGGTGAATCGACCGTGTCGGTGAACCTGGACGTGGTGTTTGAACTGGGCCGCTGACGGCGGTTGCCGAGGGTAGATGCCACCTCTGCACACGTAGATGCCAACCTTGGTTGGCACTGTCTGCCCACAGCGCCAACCAAGGTTGGCCACTACCGGCACACAAGGCGGGGCCAACGCAGGTTGGCCCCGCTCTTTTGTATGAAGGCCAGCCCAATGGCGGTACCCCTGCCTCTAGGCAGTGGCCCGGCGCTGGCGCTAATGATGGACTGCCAGCCGCGTGCGGCAACCCCGATGGCGGCCCTGGTGCGTTGAGGACTTCGTCACTGGCATGGAGGTGGACCATGGTTCGTACGTATCCCGTTGTACCGCTGCAGTTCGACCCCGCCCGCGTTGCCGCCTGGAGCGCGGCCATTGCCCTGCACCTGCTGGCCTTCCTGTTGCTGCTCATCCCGGCAACCTACCAGGCCATCACCGCCCTGCCCCGCGACACCACCGAGGTCAGGCTGATCCCCAAGGAACCGCCGAAGCCGCCGGAGCCGTTGCCGGTTGAGCCGAAGCAGGAAGTCGCCAGGGTCGTGCCCAAGCCGCAGGCCACCCCGACCGTGGTCCCGCCGCTGCCTGCCCCGACGGCCACACTCGAAGAAGCCCAGGGCATCGTCCTGCCGGCCGCCGAACCGGCCCCGGTCGAGGCGGCGCCCAGCCTGGCCCCCTCCACGCCCATGGCGGGGATACAACTGCAGTACCGCAGCGCCCCGCCGCCGGCCTACCCGATCGCGGCCCTGCGCAACCATGAGCAGGGCACGGTGCTGCTGCGGGTCGAGGTGGACCCCAGCGGCCAGCCGGTGAACGTCAGCATCGAGCGCAGCAGTGGTTCGCGCAGCCTGGAC
Above is a genomic segment from Stenotrophomonas sp. ESTM1D_MKCIP4_1 containing:
- a CDS encoding energy transducer TonB, with product MVRTYPVVPLQFDPARVAAWSAAIALHLLAFLLLLIPATYQAITALPRDTTEVRLIPKEPPKPPEPLPVEPKQEVARVVPKPQATPTVVPPLPAPTATLEEAQGIVLPAAEPAPVEAAPSLAPSTPMAGIQLQYRSAPPPAYPIAALRNHEQGTVLLRVEVDPSGQPVNVSIERSSGSRSLDQAARQQVLRHWRFVPAERDGVAVPAIGMVPVQFSLPG
- a CDS encoding SIMPL domain-containing protein — translated: MRRTATPLLLALSLALGASMTAHAAPTSPSIATPAEGTLLNISANAEATRVPDVATLSAGVVTQAADGNSAMRQNAQQMDKVLAAIKAAGIAERDVQTSGVSLNPQYRYADNEAPKITGYQASNTVSLKVRDIAKLGKVLDALAAQGANQINGPQFEIDQPEPVYDEARLAALKKAQARAQTYATSLGLQVRRIVSISENSNGGFRPMPMMRAMAAGAAMDKATPVAPGESTVSVNLDVVFELGR
- a CDS encoding Maf family nucleotide pyrophosphatase; the protein is MLYLASRSPRRNQLLARLGRPFQALDLEVPEVRAAAESAEHYVCRVAADKARAGLARVLASDPQARVLGSDTEVVLEGEVFGKPADAAAARAMLARLAGRTHQVMTAVVVVDAAGQDSELVVSEVTFAPISAADIAAYVATGEPLDKAGAYAIQGGAERWIEHLSGSYSGVMGLPLLHTDRLLARCGVPAPTADAAREAADV